The following proteins are encoded in a genomic region of Sulfurovum indicum:
- a CDS encoding succinate dehydrogenase/fumarate reductase iron-sulfur subunit: MNIKILRSETNTHQSYTLPAGEIPLLSALVYIKETQDATLTFSAGCRASVCGTCAVRVNGREELACSYKVKPGDIIEPLQYHPVLRDLKVDKSKAQETLRRGTTWLQQFQESPLSHEDEKRTEKQTDCILCDSCYSACPVFAVNPDFLGPFALTRAYRYTEDKREGNAKTIIDNIQNNGVWDCTLCGECTAVCPKNIDPKMDITMLRSTSLQYGHSDPSFAAQSFGTPDFGGGFGFDPNAGF; the protein is encoded by the coding sequence ATGAACATAAAGATCCTGAGAAGCGAAACAAACACCCACCAAAGCTACACACTTCCTGCCGGAGAGATCCCTCTTCTAAGTGCTCTTGTATACATCAAGGAGACACAGGATGCAACACTCACTTTCTCAGCTGGATGCCGTGCTTCGGTATGTGGTACCTGTGCAGTAAGAGTCAATGGCAGAGAAGAGCTTGCCTGTAGCTACAAGGTTAAACCTGGAGATATCATAGAGCCGTTGCAGTATCACCCGGTACTGCGTGACCTCAAAGTAGACAAAAGCAAGGCACAAGAGACACTCAGAAGAGGTACGACCTGGTTACAGCAGTTCCAGGAAAGCCCACTGTCACATGAAGATGAAAAGCGCACAGAGAAACAGACCGACTGTATCTTGTGCGACTCCTGCTATTCAGCCTGCCCTGTCTTTGCTGTCAACCCTGATTTTTTAGGACCTTTCGCCCTGACACGTGCCTATCGATACACGGAAGACAAACGTGAGGGCAATGCCAAAACAATCATTGACAATATTCAGAATAATGGTGTATGGGACTGTACCCTGTGCGGAGAGTGTACAGCGGTCTGCCCCAAAAATATCGACCCAAAAATGGATATCACAATGCTTAGAAGTACCTCACTGCAGTATGGTCATTCTGACCCCTCATTTGCTGCACAAAGTTTTGGAACACCTGATTTTGGCGGTGGATTCGGCTTCGATCCCAATGCAGGATTCTAG
- a CDS encoding 3-isopropylmalate dehydratase large subunit: protein MGQTITEKIFSEHAGREVYAGEIVRVPIDMTIGNDITTPISIKAFEESGAKELANPDGFAIVMDHYIPAKDIASANQAKISREFAYKHDLKYFFDEKDMGIEHALLPEKGLVVPGDVIIGADSHTCTHGALGAFATGMGSTDISFSIITGGNWFKVPESIKVNLVGKPGNCIYGKDIILELIRILGVDGALYKAIEFTGEGVQYLGMSDRFSMCNMAIEAGAKSGIFAVDEICQAYLDERAEANGGLRSEPKIHYSDEDATYCQEITIDMANLSPVIAYPFLPSNGKPVEQAVEDDLRIDQVMIGSCTNGRLEDLRIAAEIVKGKRVARHTRMIVTPATQKILMQAQHEGLIDTLIEAGAVVSNPTCGACLGGYMGILGDGERCVATTNRNFVGRMGARTSEIYLANSAVAAASAIAGKIVDPRDI, encoded by the coding sequence ATGGGACAGACCATTACAGAAAAGATCTTCTCTGAACATGCAGGACGTGAAGTTTATGCGGGAGAGATTGTCAGAGTACCGATCGATATGACTATTGGTAACGATATTACTACGCCTATCTCTATTAAAGCATTTGAAGAGAGCGGGGCCAAGGAACTTGCCAATCCTGATGGTTTTGCAATCGTGATGGACCACTACATTCCGGCTAAAGACATCGCTTCTGCCAATCAGGCGAAGATCAGTAGAGAATTTGCCTATAAACATGATTTGAAGTACTTCTTTGATGAGAAAGATATGGGAATCGAGCATGCACTTCTTCCTGAAAAAGGGCTTGTAGTTCCCGGTGATGTGATTATAGGTGCAGACTCTCATACCTGTACACACGGAGCACTGGGAGCGTTTGCTACCGGAATGGGAAGTACAGACATCTCTTTCTCCATCATTACCGGAGGCAACTGGTTCAAAGTACCGGAGTCTATCAAGGTTAATCTTGTCGGCAAACCGGGCAATTGCATCTACGGGAAAGACATCATCCTTGAACTTATACGTATTCTGGGTGTGGATGGCGCACTTTACAAAGCGATAGAATTTACAGGGGAGGGTGTACAGTACCTTGGTATGTCGGACAGGTTCTCCATGTGTAACATGGCGATCGAAGCGGGAGCAAAAAGCGGTATCTTTGCCGTTGATGAGATTTGTCAGGCATATCTTGACGAAAGAGCGGAGGCGAACGGCGGACTAAGAAGCGAGCCGAAGATCCATTACTCTGACGAGGATGCAACCTATTGTCAGGAGATTACCATTGATATGGCGAATCTCTCTCCGGTGATCGCCTATCCGTTCTTGCCGTCTAACGGTAAACCGGTTGAGCAGGCGGTAGAAGATGATCTCAGGATCGATCAGGTTATGATCGGAAGCTGTACAAACGGACGTCTGGAAGACCTGCGTATTGCAGCTGAGATCGTTAAAGGCAAACGTGTGGCGAGACATACCCGTATGATCGTTACTCCTGCAACGCAGAAGATCTTAATGCAGGCGCAGCATGAAGGTCTTATTGATACACTTATCGAGGCAGGAGCTGTCGTCTCCAATCCTACCTGCGGCGCCTGCCTTGGCGGTTACATGGGGATTTTGGGAGATGGTGAGCGTTGTGTGGCAACAACCAATCGTAACTTTGTCGGCCGTATGGGGGCGAGAACTTCTGAAATCTATCTGGCAAACTCAGCTGTTGCTGCGGCAAGTGCTATTGCCGGAAAGATCGTCGACCCAAGAGATATTTAA